In Desulfosediminicola ganghwensis, a single window of DNA contains:
- the rpsF gene encoding 30S ribosomal protein S6, with product MRRYELILILRPSLGEAEITTVIDYTTKIISDENGTIIDLNKWGMKKLAYPIKKELQGYYVFCEYAGTPAAVAEIERKYRIDDAVLKYLTIKTAESMTDEEIQAAIGETEARKAAAAKEAEEAAEAEAGTEAETAEASETEEPAAQE from the coding sequence ATGCGAAGGTATGAACTGATCCTTATCCTTCGCCCTAGCCTGGGTGAAGCTGAGATCACAACCGTAATTGACTACACCACCAAAATCATTTCTGACGAGAACGGTACCATTATCGATCTCAACAAATGGGGAATGAAAAAGCTGGCGTATCCAATCAAGAAAGAGCTCCAGGGATATTATGTCTTCTGTGAGTACGCCGGAACTCCTGCAGCTGTAGCAGAGATCGAACGTAAGTACCGCATTGACGATGCTGTGCTCAAGTACCTTACTATCAAAACTGCAGAAAGCATGACTGACGAAGAGATCCAGGCCGCCATCGGCGAGACTGAAGCTCGTAAGGCCGCCGCTGCTAAAGAAGCTGAGGAAGCCGCAGAGGCTGAAGCTGGAACTGAAGCTGAGACAGCTGAAGCATCCGAGACTGAAGAACCAGCTGCCCAAGAATAA
- the rplI gene encoding 50S ribosomal protein L9 — translation MELILKETISSIGQEGDVVTVKPGYGRNYLLPQGKAVLATKENLEVLEQNKAEIAARLAEERKVAEALAKKIAGREIVIEQLAGEDERLFGSVTNADICAKLAEMGVVIDKKQIVLPDPIKTLGENSVTVKVGFQLVTEVTVKVVRASSEA, via the coding sequence ATGGAACTCATCTTAAAGGAAACCATCAGCTCGATTGGTCAAGAGGGTGATGTCGTTACCGTCAAGCCCGGTTACGGCCGCAACTACCTCCTGCCCCAGGGCAAAGCGGTTCTCGCCACCAAAGAGAACCTCGAAGTTCTCGAGCAGAACAAGGCGGAAATAGCAGCACGTCTGGCTGAGGAGCGTAAGGTAGCAGAGGCTCTCGCCAAGAAGATTGCTGGTCGCGAGATCGTAATCGAGCAGCTTGCCGGTGAAGACGAGCGTCTCTTCGGTTCAGTAACCAATGCCGATATCTGCGCTAAACTTGCAGAAATGGGTGTTGTCATCGACAAGAAACAGATCGTACTTCCCGATCCGATCAAAACTCTTGGCGAAAACTCTGTCACGGTCAAGGTTGGCTTTCAGCTGGTAACCGAGGTTACCGTTAAGGTTGTGCGCGCATCCAGCGAAGCATAA
- a CDS encoding DUF2232 domain-containing protein gives MDQTNHQPDIKRIFGNIALIFVAVILPGLEWSLFGWVQLFLPILVFVFLIKYGTFIGGRYILAGAGLGVLVGLFTQPFDVLLFSLALIPAGYVLAKSALRGDSPAMSGLKCAATLGACWGLLIAGVGAVTGNSPYIAIQTTLSSGIDSVVKEYSQNEQVGADTAIMLEATLEQMKVIIPIILPAIFLSFAMFSTWFTMVLGNRLVHKYTGRQVWPRYRFWQLPDKLIWLGILSAFMAFLPLGIIKGVAVNILILLSVLYCMQGFAVCVFYMNKWNVPILLRSFIYVMIVLQSLGTIVLLMVGVADTWLNLRKLNVPDTESKEDSQDE, from the coding sequence GTGGACCAGACAAACCATCAGCCGGATATTAAGCGTATTTTCGGCAACATAGCACTTATTTTTGTTGCTGTTATCTTGCCCGGGCTAGAGTGGTCTCTGTTTGGTTGGGTGCAACTTTTCCTGCCGATTCTGGTTTTCGTTTTCCTGATCAAATACGGCACCTTCATTGGTGGTCGATATATCTTGGCAGGAGCGGGACTTGGAGTCCTGGTAGGACTGTTTACGCAACCCTTTGACGTTCTGCTGTTTTCTCTTGCGCTGATTCCTGCCGGCTATGTTCTGGCGAAATCTGCGCTACGAGGAGATTCTCCCGCGATGTCAGGTCTCAAGTGCGCTGCTACTCTAGGGGCATGCTGGGGACTTTTAATCGCAGGGGTAGGAGCGGTAACGGGCAATTCTCCTTACATCGCAATTCAGACTACCCTGAGTTCGGGGATAGACAGCGTTGTAAAAGAATATAGCCAAAACGAGCAAGTTGGCGCAGACACAGCTATAATGCTTGAGGCGACATTGGAGCAGATGAAGGTGATCATACCGATCATTTTACCTGCTATCTTCCTCAGCTTTGCTATGTTTTCCACCTGGTTTACCATGGTGCTCGGCAACAGACTGGTACATAAATATACCGGTCGGCAGGTTTGGCCCCGTTATAGATTTTGGCAATTGCCGGATAAATTGATCTGGCTCGGTATACTCAGCGCGTTCATGGCGTTCTTACCCCTGGGTATCATTAAAGGGGTCGCTGTCAATATCTTGATATTGCTCAGCGTGCTGTACTGCATGCAAGGCTTTGCAGTATGTGTTTTTTACATGAACAAGTGGAATGTACCGATCCTGTTACGATCATTTATCTACGTGATGATAGTATTACAGTCCCTTGGGACGATAGTGCTGCTCATGGTTGGCGTTGCCGATACCTGGCTGAATCTCCGTAAACTGAACGTCCCTGATACAGAGTCCAAAGAGGATTCACAAGACGAATAA
- the rpsR gene encoding 30S ribosomal protein S18, which produces MARPQKKFFSRKKVCRFCADKELEINYKDVKTLRSFVTERGKIIPRRILGTCATHQRQLCEAIKQARHIALLPYSGSSQG; this is translated from the coding sequence ATGGCACGACCACAAAAGAAATTTTTCTCTCGTAAAAAAGTCTGCAGATTCTGCGCAGACAAAGAGTTGGAAATCAACTATAAAGACGTTAAAACTCTGCGGAGCTTTGTGACCGAGCGTGGTAAAATTATACCTCGCCGTATCCTCGGTACCTGTGCGACCCATCAGCGTCAGCTCTGCGAAGCAATTAAGCAGGCACGTCACATCGCACTTCTGCCATACTCTGGTTCTTCTCAGGGGTAA